The following coding sequences lie in one Rutidosis leptorrhynchoides isolate AG116_Rl617_1_P2 chromosome 4, CSIRO_AGI_Rlap_v1, whole genome shotgun sequence genomic window:
- the LOC139841139 gene encoding uncharacterized protein: MAEHDSQTQLITELTSQLARILQTNNENQSQRHPDSLKISVTLNNSNYSLWSRMIKVAIGGKSEALLNHLTEDPPETNNQKWNQEDLVVFSWIIQNIEPQIASNLTQFTTAKTLWNALITTYSSGKDKLQTFDLHVKANNIRQEGKSTEELWLKLQGIWGEIEIRDPNPMEHPNDIVKYNNIRSEQKLFQFLNALDYKHDNIKRELLRIDPLPTVEGAYAAIRKENAHQYIFNNKTDVLTQSGIATGLVAPASKSKDFDSHGLLSRNQRRSDYTSSSRDKDNLECTKCGMKRHTREQCFKVIGYPDWWADRHRKGKTSMVTTATTKGKQEDNETGTTTQGGFGLFTAEPPSSSSSSSSGEGNRGLGLGIKSLKIIPNKLNKVGGDKYVDEYDGLGVSVTNSTPTTEFNSPNLFIDTNSPCNNIVGNKQIKPFFNKTKDFKIKNNVSSINIVSNKTKSNEWIIDCGATDTMTFNKNDIIINTKPNKTKIKTANGGIIQVKGGGTVEISPNLNLKNCLYVPDLSHKLLSISHVTKELNCTVLLHPTFCILQDIRTGEIIGRGTERDGLYYVDEVTKDGRIMLAHGTPDRQAWLWHRRLGHPSAGYLHILFPNLFSSNNSIECETCILAKSHQNSFKTSNTKTERPFALVHSDVWGPARVNGGHSFRYFLLFIDDCTRMTWTYFLTNKSEVFDKFTTFSNMVQTQFQSKIQVLRSDNGGEFVNSQMKLFCEERGIIHQTTCPHTPQQNRVAERKNRILLEITRALMIESNVPRSFWP, from the coding sequence ATGGCAGAACATGACAGCCAAACTCAACTCATTACAGAATTAACTAGCCAATTGGCTAGAATTCTCCAAACCAACAATGAAAATCAATCACAAAGGCATCCTGATTCTTTAAAAATCAGTGTTACCCTTAACAACTCAAATTATTCATTATGGTCTCGTATGATCAAGGTTGCCATCGGAGGTAAATCCGAGGCCCTCCTCAATCATTTAACCGAAGATCCACCAGAAACCAACAACCAGAAGTGGAACCAGGAAGACTTGGTGGTATTTTCATGGATTATTCAAAACATAGAGCCACAAATTGCAAGCAATCTGACCCAGTTTACAACAGCAAAAACCTTATGGAATGCCCTCATCACAACCTACAGTTCTGGTAAAGACAAACTCCAAACCTTTGATTTACATGTTAAAGCCAACAATATCAGGCAAGAAGGTAAATCAACTGAAGAACTGTGGTTGAAATTACAAGGAATCTGGGGTGAAATCGAAATAAGGGATCCAAATCCCATGGAACATCCGAATGATATTGTCAAATATAATAATATCAGGTCAGAACAAAAGCTTTTCCAATTCTTAAATGCTTTAGATTATAAACATGACAATATCAAACGTGAGCTACTAAGAATCGATCCCTTACCCACTGTCGAAGGGGCTTATGCTGCCATTCGAAAAGAAAATGCACaccaatatatatttaacaataaaaCAGATGTCCTTACCCAATCCGGCATCGCCACTGGCTTGGTAGCACCGGCATCAAAATCCAAGGATTTCGACAGCCATGGTTTGCTATCAAGAAATCAGCGTCGGTCAGACTACACGTCATCATCCCGAGATAAAGACAACCTTGAATGTACAAAGTGTGGTATGAAACGACATACCAGAGAACAATGCTTCAAGGTTATTGGATATCCCGATTGGTGGGCTGATAGACACAGAAAGGGAAAAACCTCGATGGTAACGACGGCTACAACCAAGGGAAAACAGGAGGATAACGAAACCGGCACCACCACTCAAGGTGGTTTCGGTTTATTCACAGCCgagccaccatcatcatcatcatcatcatcatccggtGAAGGTAACAGGGGATTGGGATTAGGGATTAAATCCCTAAAAATCATACCCAACAAATTGAATAAAGTGGGTGGGGATAAATATGTCGATGAGTATGATGGGTTAGGAGTGTCGGTCACGAACTCAACACCCACCACCGAATTTAATTCCCCAAATTTATTTATTGACACAAATAGTCCCTGTAATAATATAGTTGGTAATAAACAAATAAAACCTTTTTTCAATAAAACtaaagattttaaaattaaaaataacgTTTCGTCAATTAACATTGTTTCAAATAAAACAAAAAGTAATGAGTGGATTATCGATTGTGGTGCCACCGATACTatgacttttaataaaaatgatattattataaatacgaAACCAAACAAAACCAAAATTAAAACCGCTAATGGCGGTATTATACAAGTCAAGGGCGGGGGAACAGTTGAAATctcaccaaatttaaatttaaaaaactGCCTTTATGTTCCCGATCTCTCCCATAAATTACTGTCTATTAGTCACGTGACAAAAGAACTTAATTGTACCGTCTTATTACACCCTACATTCTGTATCTTACAGGACATCAGAACGGGGGAGATAATTGGGCGTGGTACTGAACGGGATGGTCTGTATTATGTGGATGAGGTCACTAAAGATGGTAGGATCATGCTAGCTCACGGGACTCCCGATAGACAAGCATGGTTGTGGCATAGACGTCTTGGTCATCCGTCTGCTGGATATTTGCACATTTTATTTCCTAATTTATTTTCTTCAAATAATAGTATTgagtgtgaaacttgtattttggccaaaAGCCATCAAAACTCGTTTAAAactagtaatacaaagactgaacgTCCCTTTGCTTTAGTTCACTCCGATGTATGGGGACCCGCAAGGGTTAATGGAGGGCACAGTTTTcgatattttcttttatttattgatGACTGTACTCGTATGACTTGGACATATTTTTTAACTAACAAATCCGAGGTGTTTGATAAATTTACTACTTTTTCCAACATGGTTCAAACACAATTCCAAAGTAAAATACAGGTTTTAAGATCCGATAATGGTGGTGAATTTGTCAACAGTCAAATGAAACTTTTTTGTGAAGAAAGGGGTATTATTCATCAAACTACGTGTCCACACACACCTCAACAAAACAGGGTAGCTGAAAGGAAAAATCGTATTTTATTAGAAATAACCCGTGCTTTAATGATTGAATCTAATGTTCCAAGGTCTTTTTGGCCTTAA